In Plasmodium malariae genome assembly, chromosome: 11, the following proteins share a genomic window:
- the PmUG01_11038800 gene encoding conserved Plasmodium protein, unknown function, producing the protein MDELCIKNYVLRANQMMHSDMITKDEAYLEICKSCRHLFKEIRECLRDSVSLVLNKDVTYILSKLVVSLIDLESYNEEQLSFTCKSLYFKLYEDISKKLWMLPDDMGSYDKDITEYKTEFRKIFMSPKRKIVDASYNCRNLLHTIHRVNFINNVLIQKTKESYLKNKSCILQGETPVNYPFFNFMRVDTYSSNRAKKIYDFCYYNYIFIDGIKIIYKDEYNSVILKKKNNLELFYLRNREYIKNVCAIHIITTISWFLNQINIGMYNKNKNSRELFREKFTPYNIQYIIRSIYNYKSYYKGDVLEMCAESMIHNIKLVDSIIEDYYNTENALITQNITFTDLIKYTELSILKYKLKEAMGRYDENLTTEIAKENALKNQENENISCLMKILSNEMNTQISLLSHSHLRTLMLKNYDRYKDKNEQIFEFKNLYFCTSPGEHFVRKIFATRINYIIRFHR; encoded by the exons ATGGATGAGCTgtgcataaaaaattatgtactgAGGGCAAATCAAATGATGCATAGTGATATGATAACAAAGGATGAAGcatatttagaaatatgtAAAAGTTGTAGACATTTGTTTAAAGAAATAAGAGAATGCTTAAGAGATTCTGTTAGCTTAGTATTAAACAAAGATG TAACTTACATCCTCTCAAAGCTAGTGGTCAGTCTTATAGACCTAGAGTCATATAACGAAGAACAACTGAGCTTTACATGTAAAtcgttatattttaaactaTATGAAGATATTAGTAAGAAGTTATGGATGTTACCTGATGATATGGGATCATATGATAAAGACATTACAGAATACAAAACTGAATTccgaaaaatatttatgtctccaaaaaggaaaatagtTGATGCATCATATAATTGTAGGAATTTATTACATACCATACATCgtgttaattttataaataatgtgTTAATACAGAAAACGAAAGaatcatatttaaaaaataaaagttgtATATTACAAGGGGAAACACCTGTAAACtaccctttttttaatttcatgaGAGTAGACACATATTCGAGTAATCGCGcgaagaaaatatatgacTTTTGTTActataactatatatttatagatgGTATcaagataatatataaagatgaatataatagtgtaatcttaaaaaaaaaaaataatttagaatTATTCTATTTACGAAATAGagagtatataaaaaatgtttgtgctatacatataattacaaCCATATCTTGGTTTCTTAATCAAATTAATATTggtatgtataataaaaataaaaacagtaGAGAATTATTTAGAGAAAAGTTTACaccatataatatacaatatattattcgctctatttataattataaaagttaCTACAAAGGAGATGTACTTGAAATGTGTGCAGAAAGTATGattcataatattaaacTAGTTGATTCCATAATAGAAGACTATTATAACACAGAAAATGCTCTTATAACACAAAATATAACGTTCActgatttaattaaatataccgAATTGtccatattaaaatataaattaaaggaAGCAATGGGAAGGTACGATGAGAACTTAACTACTGAAATTGCAAAAGAAAATGCATTGAAAAAtcaagaaaatgaaaatatttcttgCCTTATGAAAATCCTTTCTAACGAAATGAACACAcaaatttctttattatcaCACTCTCATTTAAGAACACTAAtgctaaaaaattatgataggtataaagataaaaatgaacaaatattcGAGTTCAAAAACTTGTATTTCTGCACCTCCCCTGGGGAGCATTTTGTTCGAAAAATATTTGCTACCCGAATTAATTACATAATTAGATTCCATAGGTGA
- the PmUG01_11038900 gene encoding N-acetylglucosaminylphosphatidylinositol deacetylase, putative: MHCIVFANIFLMIALAYYVRHHHLDIKKDNFLNVVQEGGNISLIIAHPDDEVMFFFPTLKLLFDKKKKKELFLFSLSNGNYYGKGKIREKELFNVWSYLGGEKNNCEILDDDQIQDSWNFWDEQHLANVLTDYCSKRNIKLVLTFDKYGVSGHPNHISIYNSARLLSKTKDVKVFTLNSANLIPKYLGFYSLPFILHTKFLITAFNPFLLMRLMTLYKSQFAHYRMLFCLISQYAYFNSFNLLNEV; this comes from the exons atgcATTGCATAGTATTTGCAAACATATTTTTGATGATAGCACTTGCGTATTATGTTCGACATCACCATttagatattaaaaaagataattttttgaatgtAGTACAAGAGGGGGGAAATATTAGTTTAATTATTGCACACCCAGATGATGAAgtcatgtttttttttccaacgctaaaattattatttgataaaaaaaaaaaaaaagaactttttcttttttctctttcaaaTGGGAATTATTATGGAAAGGGAAAAATTagagaaaaagaattatttaatgtttGGTCATACCTAGGGGGagagaaaaataattgtgAAATTTTGGATGACGACCAAATACAGGACAGCTGGAATTTCTGGGATGAACAACATCTTGCGAACGTTTTAACAGACTACTGCTCCAAGCGCAACATAAAACTG GTTTTAACCTTTGACAAATATGGAGTATCAGGACACCCAAATCACATAAGCATTTACAACAGCGCGCG gTTATTATCAAAAACGAAAGATGTAAAAGTTTTTACTTTAAATTCAGCTAATTTAATACCTAAATATTTGGGATTCTATTCTTtaccttttattttacacaCTAA ATTTCTTATTACCGCCTTTAATCCTTTTTTGTTGATGAg ATTAATGACCCTATACAAATCGCAGTTTGCCCATTATCGTATGCTATTTTGTCTAATTTCGCA GTATGCCTATTTTAATAGTTTTAACTTATTAAATGAGGTATAA
- the PmUG01_11039000 gene encoding SNF2 helicase, putative → MRIRKTWCTLCRENFEDGDECIQCKQCKKKFHRECLQAEGLIDNDQLKDIKNYVCYQCMNEDDDIPENEDRCKICREKSSNLILLLCDGCPNSYHVTCLGLQAEPETEKWFCPVCKPEEHKNLDIRRMRKGFTIDNMNGEHVNSSTCYVCQRPGKLLGCDFCPNSFHPTCLPDLDFDNISDQWECPCCKNEDPLLNQGHKRWTKNEIQEIMKKRQRELSFWRSKIIKYRNRFLLAHRKDLQPFVNPRIFANLTKTFKNDFYNLKSNTTSTNYSGYNSKKGSSKYYDMEKGNYSHNTASSSNNNNNSSSTYNSSNNKRDLDLDSKEFDEYISSLEDEANENACKFIESVFLSVYYPNGRKIERRPLVDNVQLKPHQEDGVEWLLKSFLTGGAILADEMGLGKTIQTLCFLSYLKCNKIDGPHLIVVPLSTVGNWLREIHRFTPHLTCIKICGSKNERTHAKEDRLAEKGLYDLYVTTYETVKNEEEFFVETIPKWQCIVLDEAHRIKNQSGAIRHSMDRVVGNMRLLLTGTPLQNNSAELFTLINFMFPDIFKNSEIIEQAFMNASQINANQKSSANNNNSNNSSKEEKNTQNGTSSSGSKMNVNIGNIDLKSTIKEEDLKSIRCLLDKVMLRRLKEQAIILPRKFFHDVWLPLGSLSAHWYKRLLDIRSMVEEKVSVKKLLGLVIKMRIICGHPKGIVSRPSQMEKLFAFFEEESEDVKEQVKNDALKLKYVSGEEHIESSSKLIFIDKLLCQLHYENCKYVKNYSVSFEKHKKEVAAYNYHKIQEQNNAQKKKREHSGKFKKIEALENSPLFMEIYNKGKFDLKPTSKNEDMLKSFMYTVSIDNECPYKKKRCIYDKVRDHFKNNNSVKSYERKSKYLKEASSCSSNNISHYNYRRNANVKEKGKNNRDHNYRNIPEDNNEENSECNENDGNCKNKNSQKGTVKSNSNNNTLFDSNDDEEGEEEETEGGKGGNNTSENEKEEEEIGEEENQEYDENIAANNVGNKEGGKNKDSESGSDKINSNSSNISGNVSGSSNVVTLGTNCKIMNIKEFFKSEKKEPSSSSGEKSNEPSTKVSDKDDNNKRVDISDMKKESEGENKVIMKKGDNEEGMLGEGSTKHGTDDKDETNCDDKMNSSNKREIKMHKVLIFTQFQLVLDELEEYCKYRCWKYMRLDGSTNKLIRELDIREFNLSDSIYFIYLISTRAGGLGINLTAANHVIMYDEDWNPFIDLQAIDRAHRIGQKREVNVWKLMTEWTVEERMAFRREQKLKLDKLVVQTQDDEDMLDNFEEKLSSDEIRKLMLHGKAAIQNMHVESTHELPLEFFIERGRRKLPIINGIDLEKEEKCTIEQEINNIKEGSDIYIQKGGGGEDDEEENDDDANDNDDYNGVDIDEVMMDEAEEIEMRNNNANNMNDNSPVYGEGNDQLYLNNNTIGSGSSNGKGKNTASLKDGIGSNNNNGGNGSGVGTASGNQDNSNIAGSDIPLWRSVRERKKPQNMYTPEYWGRKQEVKQIKHEYRCFICNNTKNYKAVVKDRNNNDIEIDYGDMINCFRCPKTYHKLCEGIKDENVKKTWTCSWHECCLCFRKSSQCGNLLIHCATCPTSFCYNCFPPDYVRYYVGEEYYHNLRQRGVNFTPQNWVCFLCSKCKAVEEQKKRRKMTKEERENEKQLQKELRSQLHDSKQEELEAKKRKRAQQMERDKFIIENRKRIDALDQKYEMQLRSAYENLFPKNFVKELINRIEHAKVLKQKGIEEDNSKETNKKKSTTFLHTKLPNKLLVLCENCKLPCHANYKYPGKCCYPLELDKSYFYANSTFNNSASNNNNNKDGVLSMDKKGGAIREHSSSNCLKYKAENNNDKEDILNIGTKEENEEYSEKCGFSSNSLINKEGTKNEETILSNSNCNNTNCTIPFACKDNKYFNIDDGEESGRYDKEEGMTSVSNQNDNGHYAGRRVIKSEEDKQGKHFQDYHHIIGFDKSTGKDKGHEDENVNDRKQSSHTNSEEKYVNCSNDNVKMNVSLNNGNLDVKTEFNMNRGDGNRENNNEINSSSNNYGNNFSNNYINNYSSNYINNYNNENNNDNNNENSSKGKTRRFLRAVCSKCGTVQLGKLAHFRKHCDKLTEEEKKEYEDKREKLKHLIELLNSKKIEDEHTEEEYKNMSIFKFKSLYNFFQDKADDILEECIREMNWVMLISTKKKVLKKEKERENRKGCTSSNNNNININSMININGSNSCSGNHQHHNNNSDNCGTKNEEDKNEDRININSKSKLTYLLNSQPLTISSDCSETKDIIEIRSDLTEEMREIINDEISSITGKRKKCIKSTIKKIKKKKSNETNDYSDEDSNPNSNLKESSNNNNYNNSSNSSSNNNISSNSGNNNSNNNMKKINLRVNPYHEKLIKDTHNENFIKESFNVHFLHKAKEFVRVTKKKSINNSFGEGSDLDLLTCVDKNRIINQNDIEKSIIQNYLNNMKNSLKNSSYVEKNVPDDNMAGGNFSKSRMNSQENKMNNNNNNYYYNNNSNSNNSDNNNNNNNSNINSNSNSNSNSNSNNNDSNSNNNNNSNNNNNNNNNNNNNNNNNNNNNNNNNNNNNNNNNNNNNNNNNNNNNNNSSNSELNKSIYDKNTKCCTFANKSNPSNKDRTANMSNSNNEKIQSFSRNPSYSSMSDFNVDIFNIDKSVKCEDMEKRLINFCGNVNIMHNSSANSSNSNANNGSSVNNNTNANNNNDSCNNSGKQLLHSDSRNSEYDRNSTLNIKGKNNFLQKKNETTFVRSNSCALDNVDYDIKKITNSSETCGTNKVQEYILYRRKKSSSNSSTMQANRNEDDGICKGNVDYANSSKDNSKSNSNINSNINSNINTNSGNKNVNAISRNISGTRDNILQHINLDDMQNFVMNAERNKQE, encoded by the coding sequence ATGAGAATACGAAAAACATGGTGCACATTATGTCGTGAAAACTTTGAAGATGGAGATGAGTGTATTCAATGTAAACAGTGTAAGAAAAAGTTTCATAGGGAATGTTTACAAGCGGAGGGTCTAATTGACAATGATcaattaaaagatataaaaaattatgtgtgTTACCAATGTATGAATGAAGATGACGATATACCTGAGAATGAAGATAGGTGTAAAATATGTAGAGAGAAATCATCGaaccttattttattattatgtgaTGGATGTCCCAATAGTTATCATGTTACATGTTTAGGTTTACAAGCTGAACCAGAAACGGAAAAATGGTTTTGCCCTGTATGTAAACCAGaagaacataaaaatttagataTAAGAAGGATGAGAAAAGGATTTACAATTGATAATATGAATGGTGAACATGTAAATTCATCGACATGTTATGTATGTCAAAGACCTGGGAAATTATTAGGCTGCGATTTTTGCCCTAATTCTTTTCACCCAACATGTTTACCAGATTTAGATTTCGATAATATATCAGATCAATGGGAATGCCCTTGTTGTAAGAATGAAGACCCTTTATTAAATCAAGGGCATAAGAGATggacaaaaaatgaaatacaagaaattatgaaaaaaagacaaaGAGAATTAAGTTTTTGGAGAtccaaaattattaaatacagAAATAGATTCTTACTTGCACATAGGAAAGATTTACAACCATTTGTAAACCCACGAATTTTTGctaatttaacaaaaacttttaaaaatgatttttacaatttaaaaagtaatactACTAGTACTAACTATAGTGGgtataatagtaaaaaaggAAGTAGTAAGTATTACGATATGGAAAAAGGTAATTATAGCCATAATACTgctagtagtagtaataataataataatagtagtagcaCTTATAATAGCAGTAACAATAAGAGAGATTTGGATCTAGACTCCAAAGAATTTgatgaatatatatcatcCTTAGAAGATGAGGCAAATGAAAATGCATGTAAATTTATCGAGTCTGTTTTTTTAAGTGTCTATTATCCTAATGGaagaaaaattgaaagaCGTCCATTGGTTGATAATGTTCAGTTAAAACCTCATCAAGAGGATGGAGTTGAATGGTTgttaaaatcatttttaacaGGTGGTGCTATTTTAGCAGATGAAATGGGATTAGGTAAGACTATACAAACTTTATGTTttctttcatatttaaaatgtaataagaTAGATGGCCCTCATTTGATAGTTGTCCCTTTATCTACTGTTGGTAATTGGTTAAGAGAAATACATAGATTTACTCCTCACTTGAcatgtattaaaatatgtggttcaaaaaatgaaagaacaCATGCAAAGGAGGACAGATTAGCTGAAAAGGGTTTGTACGATTTATATGTAACAACATACGAAACggttaaaaatgaagaagagtTTTTCGTTGAAACTATACCCAAATGGCAATGTATAGTATTAGATGAAGCACatagaattaaaaatcaAAGTGGTGCAATTAGACATTCTATGGATAGAGTAGTAGGTAATATGAGGTTATTATTGACCGGAACACCTCTGCAAAATAATTCAGCAGAATTGTTTACtctaattaattttatgtttccagacatatttaaaaattctgaAATAATTGAACAAGCGTTCATGAATGCATCTCAAATTAATGCTAACCAGAAAAGTAGTgcaaataacaataatagtaataatagtagtaaagAGGAAAAGAATACACAGAATGGTACCTCGTCCAGTGGAAGTAAAATGAATGTAAATATTGGCAATATCGATTTGAAATCTACtataaaagaagaagatTTGAAGTCAATACGTTGTTTATTAGATAAGGTTATGTTAAGGAGGTTAAAAGAGCAAGCTATTATATTACCTAGAAAATTTTTCCACGATGTTTGGTTACCACTAGGTAGCTTGTCAGCTCATTGGTATAAAAGATTATTAGATATTAGATCAATGGTAGAGGAAAAAGTaagtgtaaaaaaattactaggattagttataaaaatgagaatTATATGTGGACATCCGAAAGGAATTGTAAGTAGACCATCACAgatggaaaaattatttgcattttttgaAGAAGAAAGTGAAGATGTTAAGGAACAAGTAAAAAATGAtgctttaaaattaaaatatgtatcaGGGGAAGAACATATTGAATCATCCTCTAAACTAATATTTATAGACAAATTATTATGTCAGTTACATTATGAAAATTGTAAGTAtgtgaaaaattattctgtAAGTTTTGAGAAACACAAAAAAGAAGTGGCTGCttataattatcataaaatacaagaacaaaataatgcacagaaaaaaaaaagagaacactcaggaaaatttaaaaaaattgaagctTTAGAAAATAGTCCATTATTtatggaaatatataataaaggtAAATTTGATCTTAAACCTACTTCCAAAAATGAAGATAtgttaaaaagttttatgtATACTGTATCTATTGATAATGAGTGtccttataaaaaaaaaagatgtatCTATGATAAAGTTAGAGAtcactttaaaaataataacagtgTCAAATCGTATGAAagaaaatcaaaatatttgAAGGAAGCCAGTAGTTGTAGTAGCAACAATATATCACATTATAACTATCGAAGAAACGCGAACGttaaggaaaaaggaaagaataaTCGAGACCACAATTATAGGAATATACCTGAGgataataatgaagaaaatagtGAATGTAACGAGAACGATGGCAATTGCAAAAATAAGAACAGCCAAAAAGGTACAGTTAAGTcgaatagtaataataacaccCTTTTTGACAGCAATGATGACGAGGAAGGGGAAGAAGAAGAGACGGAGGGAGGAAAGGGGGGAAATAATACTAGcgaaaatgaaaaggagGAAGAAGAGATAGGTGAAGAAGAGAACCAGGAGTACGACGAGAATATTGCGGCAAACAATGTCGGTAATAAAGAAGGAGGAAAGAACAAAGACAGTGAGAGTGGAAGTGACAAAATCAACAGTAATAGCAGCAATATTAGCGGCAATGTAAGCGGAAGTAGTAACGTAGTTACTCTCGGTACAAACTgcaaaattatgaacatcaAGGAATTTTTTAAGAGTGAGAAAAAGGAGCCATCATCAAGCAGTGGGGAAAAATCAAACGAACCATCTACGAAGGTATCTGATAAGGATGATAATAACAAGAGGGTGGATATTAGCGATATGAAGAAAGAGAGCGAAGGGGAAAACAAAGTCATAATGAAAAAGGGTGATAATGAAGAGGGAATGTTGGGAGAGGGTAGTACAAAACATGGAACTGATGATAAGGACGAAACTAACTGTGATGATAAAATGAACAGTAGCAATAAaagggaaataaaaatgcataaagTTCTAATATTTACACAATTTCAACTAGTATTAGACGAACTGGAAGAATATTGTAAGTACAGATGTTGGAAGTATATGAGATTAGATGGTTCGACAAACAAACTGATTAGAGAGTTAGATATACGTGAATTTAATCTAAGtgatagtatatattttatatatttaataagtaCAAGAGCAGGTGGTTTAGGAATAAATTTAACAGCAGCAAATCATGTTATAATGTATGACGAGGATTGGAATCCATTTATCGATTTACAAGCAATTGATAGAGCACATAGGATAGGTCAGAAGAGAGAAGTGAATGTATGGAAATTAATGACAGAATGGACAGTAGAAGAAAGAATGGCATTTAGAAGAGaacaaaaattgaaattaGATAAGTTAGTTGTACAAACACAAGATGATGAAGATATGTTAGATAATTTTGAAGAGAAGTTATCATCAGatgaaataagaaaattaatgTTACATGGTAAGGCAGCTATTCAAAATATGCATGTTGAGAGTACACATGAATTGCCattagaattttttattgaaagAGGTAGAAGGAAATTACCTATAATAAATGGTATAGATttggaaaaagaagaaaaatgtaCTATAGAACAAGAAATAAACAACATAAAAGAAGGTAgtgatatttatatacaaaaaggaGGAGGAGGAGAAGATGATGAAGAGGAAAATGATGATGATGCTAATGATAATGACGATTATAATGGGGTTGATATAGACGAAGTGATGATGGACGAAGCAGAAGAGATAGAAATGAGGAACAACAATGcaaataatatgaatgatAATAGCCCAGTATATGGAGAAGGAAATGATCAGTTGTACctgaataataatactattggtagtggtagtagtaatggaaaaggaaaaaatacaGCTTCTTTGAAAGATGGCATTGgtagtaataacaacaatgGTGGTAATGGTAGTGGTGTTGGTACAGCGAGTGGAAACCAAGATAACTCGAACATTGCAGGTTCTGATATCCCATTGTGGAGGTCCGTAAGGGAAAGGAAGAAACCAcaaaatatgtacacaccGGAATATTGGGGAAGGAAACAAGAagttaaacaaataaaacatGAATATAGATGTTTCATATGTAATAAtacgaaaaattataaagcaGTAGTAAAggatagaaataataatgatattgaGATAGATTATGGGGACATGATAAATTGTTTTCGTTGCCCTAAAACGTATCATAAATTATGTGAAGGTATTAAAGATGAGAATGTGAAAAAGACTTGGACATGTAGTTGGCATGAATGTTGTTTATGTTTTAGAAAATCTTCTCAATGTggtaatttattaattcattgTGCTACTTGCCCAACTAGTTTTTGTTATAACTGCTTTCCGCCAGACTATGTAAGGTATTATGTTGGAGAAgaatattatcataatttacGTCAAAGAGGTGTTAATTTTACTCCTCAAAATTGGGTATGTTTTTTATGTTCTAAATGCAAAGCTGTAGAAgaacaaaagaaaagaagaaaaatgacAAAAGAAGAgagagaaaatgaaaaacaactACAAAAAGAATTGAGAAGTCAGTTACATGATAGTAAACAAGAAGAGTTAGAAGCAAAGAAAAGGAAGAGAGCTCAACAAATGGAAAGAGATAAGTTCATTATCGAAAATAGAAAACGAATAGATGCTTTAGatcaaaaatatgaaatgcAGCTTAGAAGTGCATATGAAAATCTTTTCcctaaaaattttgtaaaagaattaattaacCGAATTGAACATGCGAAAGTGCTCAAACAAAAGGGAATTGAAGAAGATAATAGTAAAGAgacgaataaaaaaaaatcaacaaCATTCTTGCATACAAAACTTCCAAATAAACTTTTGGTTTTATGTGAAAATTGTAAATTACCATGCCATGCTAATTATAAATATCCAGGGAAATGTTGTTACCCGTTAGAATTAGATAAGTCCTATTTTTACGCTAATTCTACCTTCAATAATTCTgcaagtaataataataataataaagatggAGTTTTAAGTATGGACAAAAAAGGAGGAGCAATAAGAGAACATTCTTCTTCAAActgtttaaaatataaagcagaaaataataatgacaaggaggatatattaaatatcgGAACCAAAGAAGAGAACGAGGAATATTCTGAGAAATGCGGTTTTTCATCAAACAGCCTAATTAACAAAGAAGGTACGAAAAACGAAGAGACCATTTTAAGTAATAGTAATTGTAATAACACAAATTGTACCATTCCCTTTGCATGCAAAGATAAcaaatatttcaatatagACGATGGTGAAGAAAGTGGTAGGTATGATAAGGAGGAGGGTATGACAAGTGTTAGTAATCAGAATGATAATGGCCATTATGCAGGTAGAAGAGTAATAAAATCAGAGGAGGACAAACAGGGGAAACACTTCCAGGATTACCATCATATTATAGGTTTTGATAAAAGCACAGGTAAGGACAAGGGGCATGAGGACGAAAATGTTAACGATAGGAAGCAGAGTAGTCATACGAACAGTGAAGAGAAATATGTTAACTGTTCCAAtgataatgtaaaaatgaacGTCTCGTTGAATAATGGAAATCTTGACGTGAAGACGGAATTTAATATGAACAGGGGTGATGGTAATAGAGAGAATAATAACGAAATTAATAGCTCCAGTAACAATTACGGTAATAACTTTAGTAATAACTACATCAATAACTACAGTAGTAACTACATCAATAACTACAATAATGAGAACAATAACGACAATAACAATGAAAATAGCTCCAAAGGGAAAACCAGAAGGTTCTTAAGAGCCGTATGCTCCAAGTGCGGAACAGTTCAACTAGGAAAGTTAGCACATTTTAGAAAGCATTGTGATAAACTAACAGAGgaggaaaagaaagaatatgAAGATAAGAGAGAAAAGCTGAAGCATTTAATAGAGCTACtaaatagcaaaaaaattgaagacGAACATACAGAAGAGGAATATAAGAACATgtcaatttttaaatttaaaagtttATACAACTTTTTCCAAGATAAAGCAGACGATATTTTGGAAGAATGTATTCGTGAAATGAATTGGGTCATGTTAAtatctacaaaaaaaaaagtactaaAGAAAGAGAAGGAAAGAGAAAATAGAAAGGGTTGTACcagcagtaataataataatattaatattaacagtATGATTAATATTAATGGTAGTAATAGTTGTAGTGGTAATCATCAgcatcataataataatagtgatAATTGTGGTACGAAAAATGAGGaggataaaaatgaagaccgtataaatattaattctaAATCTAAGTTAACGTATTTGTTAAATAGTCAACCATTAACCATTAGCTCTGATTGTTCAGAGACGAAGGATATTATAGAAATAAGAAGTGATTTAACGGAAGAAATGagagaaataataaatgatgaAATTTCGTCAATTacaggaaaaagaaaaaagtgtattaaaagtacaataaaaaaaataaaaaaaaaaaaatcgaatGAAACTAATGATTATAGTGATGAAGATTCTAACCCAAATAGTAATCTAAAAGAgagcagtaataataataattataataacagtagtaatagcagtagcaataataatattagcaGCAATAGTGGtaacaataacagtaataataatatgaaaaaaataaatttgcgCGTTAACCCATAtcatgaaaaattaataaaagatacacataatgaaaatttcATCAAAGAGTCATTTAATGTTCACTTTTTACATAAAGCCAAAGAATTTGTGAgagttacaaaaaaaaaatcaataaaCAATTCCTTTGGTGAAGGTTCAGATTTAGACTTATTAACTTGTGttgataaaaatagaataataaacCAAAACGATATAGAAAAATCTATCATTCAAAATTATCTGaacaatatgaaaaattcGTTGAAAAATAGTTCCTATGTAGAGAAAAATGTACCAGATGATAACATGGCAGGAggtaatttttcaaaatctCGCATGAACAGtcaggaaaataaaatgaataataataataataattattattataataataatagtaatagtaataacagtgataataataacaataataataatagtaatattaatagcaatagtaatagtaatagcaatagtaatagtaataataatgatagtaatagtaataataataataatagtaataataataataataataataataataataataataataataataataataataataataataataataataataataataataataataataataataataataataataataataataataataataataataataatagtagtaatagtgaattaaataaaagcaTATATGACAAAAACACAAAGTGCTGCACGTTCGCAAATAAATCAAATCCAAGTAATAAAGACCGAACTGCTAATATGAGCAAcagtaataatgaaaagatCCAATCATTTAGTAGAAATCCAAGTTATTCCTCTATGAGTGATTTTAACGTCGACATATTTAACATAGACAAGAGTGTAAAATGTGAAGATATGGAGAAGAGACTAATCAATTTTTGCGGAAATGTCAACATTATGCACAACAGTAGTGCTAATAGCAGCAATAGCAACGCCAATAATGGTAGTTcggttaataataatactaatgctaacaataataatgatagttGTAATAATAGCGGTAAGCAACTCCTTCATAGTGATAGTAGGAATAGCGAATATGACAGAAACAGcacattaaatattaaaggaaagaacaattttttgcaaaaaaaaaatgaaacgaCCTTTGTAAGAAGTAATAGTTGTGCGTTAGATAACGTTGATTATGATATTAAGAAGATAACCAACAGCTCGGAGACATGTGGAACAAATAAGGTccaagaatatattttatataggaGAAAAAAATCGTCAAGCAATTCGAGCACAATGCAGGCGAACAGAAATGAAGATGATGGTATTTGTAAGGGAAATGTGGACTATGCCAATAGTAGTAAAGACAATAGTAAGAGTAACAGTAACATCAACAGCAACATCAACAGTAACATTAATACGAATAGCGGCAACAAAAATGTTAATGCAATTAGTAGAAATATTAGTGGAACCAGAGATAATATATTGCaacatataaatttagaTGATATGCAGAACTTTGTAATGAACGCGGAAAGGAACAAACAGGAATGA